The Paraburkholderia sp. PREW-6R genomic interval TCGAACGGCGACGCGCTGCTGACCGGCTTCGAATCGCCGTTGCAGAAGAACCGCAGCGCGGTGGCGCTGGTGAGCGCGGCCGGCCAGTCCGACGCGGACCTTTCCGCCGCTTTGCTCGACGCCGACGTGCTGCCGCAGATTCAAGGCGCGATGGCGGTGATTCACGGCCGCACCGTCACCATCACGTCGAACGGCGAAGCGTATTACGTCGGCCATCTGTCGCCGCAAGAGTATCTGCGCTGGGCGCTGTCGTCGCATCCGCTGCTGCTGATGCTGGGCGGCGTGCTCGCGGCGCTGATCATCGCGGGCCTGTTCTACCGGACGCTGCGCTCGATTGCCGCGCGTCGCCTGAGGGACTAATAGGATCGATATGCGGGTTCGAATCAACCGGAACATCACCAGAAAAACAGCCGTGGCGCTGATGCTGGGACTGCTGGCTTCCACGGGTTTCGCAAGCGTCATGAAAGTCGCGCAGAGTGGCGCCGCAGCCGGCGCATGCGGCGAATGGAGCGGCTATCGCACGTTCGTCGAACGCTTCGTCCAGGCCGACGGCCGCGTGATCGATTACTCGACGCCGACCCAGCAAACCACGTCCGAAGGCCAGTCGTACGGCCTCTTCTTCGCGCTCGTCGCGAACGATCGCGCCACGTTCGACCGGCTGCTGAACTGGACCCGCACCAATCTCGCGGGCAACCAGTTCGATACGCAAAACCTGCGCTTGCCGTCATGGCAATGGGGCAGAAAGCCGGACGGCTCGTTTGGCGTGCTCGACCCGAACTCCGCGTCCGACTCCGATCTGTGGATTGCCTACGACCTGCTGCAGGCGGGCCGTCTGTGGCACGAAGCCAGTTATACGCAACTCGGCGAGGCGCTCGCCGCGCAGATCGCACGCCAGGAAACGACTACGCTGCCAGGCGTGGGCCCGATGCTGCTGCCCGGACCGCAAGGCTTCAGGGAAGGCAGCGTCACGCGGCTGAACCCGAGCTATCTGCCGCTGCCGGTGCTGCGCTCGCTCGCGCACGAAGCGCCGGGCGGACCGTGGGCGAAGCTTGCCGACAGCGCGTACAGGCTGATCAAAACCACCGCGCCGCAAGGTTTCTCGCCTGACTGGGCCGCATTCCAGAACGGCCAGTTCGTGGTCGATCCGAAGAACGGCGACGTGGGCAGTTACGACGCCATTCGCGTGTATCTGTGGGCCGGCCTGACGTCGGCCGCCGATCCGCTCGCCAGACCGTGGCTCGCGTCGCTCGGCGGCATGCGCGCGAGGGTCGCGCAGACCGGCGTTCCGCCCGAGAAAGTCTCCTCCACGTCGGGCTCGGCAAGCGGCGAGGGTCCGTTGAGCTACTGGGGCGCGCTCGCGCCGTACTTCAAGTCGCTCGGCGACGAACACGGCCTCGGTCTCGCGCGCACGCATCTCGCCGCGCTCGACGCCAATGTGCCGGGCCGCGAACCGGTTTATTACGATCGTGTGCTGGGCCTGTTCGGCACGGGTTTCATCGACGGCCGCTATCGTTTCGACGAAGCAGGCCGCCTCGTGCCGAGCTGGAGGAATGCATGCGACTGAACGCTCTTGCGTTGTCCCTGCGCTTCGCGCTGAGCGTCACCGCCGCGTGCTGCGTCGCGACGGTGTCGCCGGATGCGCTTGCGCAGGCTTCGAAAGATCCGCTGAACGTGCTGATCGATCAGGGCAA includes:
- the bcsZ gene encoding cellulose synthase complex periplasmic endoglucanase BcsZ, whose translation is MRVRINRNITRKTAVALMLGLLASTGFASVMKVAQSGAAAGACGEWSGYRTFVERFVQADGRVIDYSTPTQQTTSEGQSYGLFFALVANDRATFDRLLNWTRTNLAGNQFDTQNLRLPSWQWGRKPDGSFGVLDPNSASDSDLWIAYDLLQAGRLWHEASYTQLGEALAAQIARQETTTLPGVGPMLLPGPQGFREGSVTRLNPSYLPLPVLRSLAHEAPGGPWAKLADSAYRLIKTTAPQGFSPDWAAFQNGQFVVDPKNGDVGSYDAIRVYLWAGLTSAADPLARPWLASLGGMRARVAQTGVPPEKVSSTSGSASGEGPLSYWGALAPYFKSLGDEHGLGLARTHLAALDANVPGREPVYYDRVLGLFGTGFIDGRYRFDEAGRLVPSWRNACD